The Sulfolobus acidocaldarius DSM 639 genome has a window encoding:
- a CDS encoding 5-(carboxyamino)imidazole ribonucleotide synthase, with protein sequence MKSLTRNYLKIGILGGGQLGWMMILEGRKYPFTFYVLDDPNTPGCRIADKCFPPEKYKEMIDEVDVVTFEFEHVLDKALEYAQEKEKLFPGINSVELKRERYKEKLYYKEHNLPTPRFLVAEDGEEALKILKEEFNGIGVLKESLGGYDGKGQYFIKGDVNKYENLKSKKVKFVVEEFVNFNYEASIIAMRDKNGNFKAYPPTFNYNEKGILVYNYGPLHDNRFEEIAKRLADSLNYVGTMGIEFFVRDGEILINEFAPRVHNTGHYTLDSAYISQFEQHIRAITGIELGSTELLTFGGMVNILGTDDVPPEVLRYGKVYWYGKPDVKKRRKMGHVNVIGKDLEEVKQKIDIIMKLIYKQGLDL encoded by the coding sequence GTGAAGTCCTTAACACGAAACTACCTTAAAATTGGAATTCTAGGTGGAGGGCAATTAGGGTGGATGATGATATTAGAGGGAAGAAAATATCCATTCACTTTCTATGTTTTAGATGATCCAAACACACCAGGGTGTAGAATAGCAGATAAATGCTTTCCGCCAGAAAAGTACAAAGAAATGATAGATGAAGTTGATGTGGTTACTTTCGAATTTGAACATGTACTAGATAAAGCTTTAGAATATGCACAGGAGAAGGAGAAACTATTTCCTGGAATTAATAGCGTTGAGTTGAAAAGAGAAAGATATAAGGAGAAATTATACTATAAAGAACATAATTTACCTACACCTAGGTTTCTTGTTGCGGAAGACGGGGAAGAAGCATTGAAAATACTTAAAGAGGAGTTTAACGGTATAGGAGTACTTAAGGAAAGCCTAGGTGGATACGACGGTAAAGGGCAATATTTCATCAAAGGTGATGTTAATAAATATGAGAATTTAAAGAGTAAGAAAGTTAAATTTGTAGTTGAAGAGTTTGTAAACTTCAACTATGAAGCCTCAATAATTGCTATGAGAGATAAAAACGGTAATTTCAAGGCATATCCCCCCACCTTTAACTATAATGAAAAAGGAATCTTGGTCTATAATTATGGACCGTTACACGATAATAGGTTCGAGGAGATTGCTAAAAGACTTGCAGATTCTTTGAACTATGTAGGTACCATGGGAATAGAATTCTTTGTTAGAGACGGTGAAATTTTAATAAATGAGTTTGCTCCCAGGGTTCATAATACCGGTCATTACACACTGGACTCAGCTTACATTTCTCAGTTCGAACAACACATTAGAGCAATAACAGGGATAGAACTAGGTAGTACTGAATTACTTACTTTTGGAGGAATGGTCAATATACTGGGGACAGATGATGTCCCTCCAGAGGTACTAAGATATGGTAAAGTCTACTGGTACGGAAAGCCAGATGTTAAAAAGAGGAGAAAGATGGGTCACGTAAATGTAATAGGAAAAGATTTAGAGGAAGTAAAACAAAAAATTGATATTATTATGAAACTAATATATAAACAAGGTTTAGATTTATGA
- a CDS encoding winged helix-turn-helix domain-containing protein, which produces MKIRFKLWLETDDGRPVLGKGGINLLKEITLTGSISKSAKSMNVSYKFAWEYLKKVNEILGGIDMKKGGKGAGGTILSEKLVDIVNLYEEAQKEVQNVLDKYEKRLNEILEKSD; this is translated from the coding sequence ATGAAAATCAGATTCAAACTATGGTTAGAGACAGATGATGGAAGACCAGTATTAGGAAAGGGTGGTATAAATCTTTTGAAGGAAATTACACTTACTGGATCTATTTCTAAATCTGCGAAATCAATGAATGTATCTTACAAGTTCGCATGGGAGTACTTAAAGAAAGTTAATGAAATTTTAGGTGGGATTGACATGAAGAAAGGCGGTAAAGGAGCTGGCGGAACAATACTGTCAGAGAAACTCGTGGATATAGTAAATTTGTATGAAGAAGCTCAAAAGGAAGTCCAAAATGTACTTGACAAGTACGAAAAGAGACTTAACGAGATTTTAGAGAAGTCAGATTAG
- a CDS encoding serine/threonine-protein kinase — protein sequence MDLAFVKDGVYYLYMNGSLIRTSEFKVKDNVIGYVLKEYREGKPKLSSIPVHESSKVKEIVEAKLVDEIKNLNAYVFDAKDFLIIHFGSIDEVKKDNTYVFVNGKPVLKTNLPQLFDLMKGNYELVKYLLKEFPKYGEVVRRSIISLVGMNKCDEAITLYNSLEKKYPEESLAVAECYEKREEYLEALKIYSFFSEQKYRELEKRLRDKVNLLIDEFERTYNVKSLFEALSILPTYDAPAIKLGWHFIRKKNHKEAVKYFEEAVRRRRDFTNILSLANAYIQNQQFKEALDTIQEAEKIRRNSSTAYLKGIALEYLNAPMEAQKEFFFACREGLVDACGKIKVYELYTPQNEFDPNSWIGYVLYGYKVEKVIGSGGMGYVLLVEKGMRKFAMKIVKKEFRYDEMLYEIAKLQEISKGSKYIVRIFASFVDENFTDYYSSPPAIVMEYMEGGDLRQIITNNEYSTLRHSSRWPEIVSIMFSKIADAIIHVNKNGYVHCDIKPSNILLNGKLPKYGEQAVQALLEEKITPKISDLGSSVKVGTPVIHYTPYYAHPLQRFGGRAEYNFDVYSLTISLYVALTNNFPFPEWLEREIEEAVIDPSKRENVIKDFYNMDPRLDYVPSEFHDLILRGLRGEITIEGISRELKQITRTEYGYNIPLNYSEI from the coding sequence ATGGATTTAGCATTCGTTAAGGACGGAGTTTATTACCTTTACATGAATGGTTCGTTGATAAGAACTAGCGAATTCAAGGTGAAGGATAATGTTATTGGCTATGTATTGAAAGAGTATAGGGAAGGAAAACCTAAACTTTCCTCAATACCAGTCCATGAGTCATCTAAAGTTAAGGAAATAGTTGAGGCTAAATTAGTTGACGAGATAAAGAACCTAAACGCATATGTCTTTGATGCCAAAGATTTTCTCATAATCCATTTCGGCTCAATAGATGAGGTAAAGAAGGATAACACTTATGTTTTCGTAAACGGAAAGCCTGTTTTGAAAACTAACTTACCCCAGTTATTCGATTTAATGAAAGGTAATTACGAGTTGGTGAAATACTTACTCAAGGAGTTTCCTAAGTATGGAGAGGTAGTGAGGAGGTCAATAATATCCCTTGTAGGCATGAATAAATGTGATGAGGCAATCACATTATACAATTCACTCGAGAAAAAATATCCTGAGGAATCATTGGCTGTGGCTGAATGCTATGAGAAAAGAGAAGAATATCTAGAAGCACTTAAAATATACTCATTCTTCTCTGAGCAAAAATACAGAGAACTAGAGAAAAGATTAAGGGATAAAGTGAATTTGTTAATTGATGAGTTTGAGAGGACATATAATGTCAAGTCACTATTCGAGGCTCTGTCCATACTACCTACTTATGACGCACCTGCGATAAAGTTAGGCTGGCATTTCATAAGGAAGAAAAATCATAAGGAAGCTGTTAAATACTTTGAGGAGGCTGTAAGGAGAAGAAGAGACTTCACAAACATTTTATCTCTGGCTAACGCTTACATACAGAACCAACAGTTCAAGGAGGCTCTAGATACAATACAAGAGGCTGAAAAGATTAGGAGAAACTCTTCTACGGCTTACCTTAAGGGAATTGCTCTGGAGTACCTGAATGCCCCCATGGAGGCGCAGAAGGAATTCTTCTTCGCTTGTAGGGAGGGCTTGGTTGATGCGTGTGGCAAGATCAAGGTTTATGAGTTATACACACCTCAAAATGAGTTTGACCCTAATTCATGGATCGGTTATGTACTCTACGGGTATAAGGTGGAAAAAGTAATAGGAAGTGGAGGAATGGGTTATGTCTTGTTGGTGGAGAAGGGCATGAGAAAGTTTGCCATGAAGATAGTGAAGAAAGAGTTCAGATATGACGAGATGTTATATGAAATTGCAAAATTACAGGAGATATCTAAGGGTTCCAAGTACATAGTGAGGATATTTGCAAGTTTTGTAGACGAGAATTTCACCGATTATTATTCCTCTCCCCCAGCGATTGTAATGGAATATATGGAGGGAGGAGATCTTAGACAAATTATAACCAATAACGAATATTCGACATTGAGACATTCCTCTAGATGGCCAGAGATAGTGTCCATAATGTTTTCTAAAATAGCTGATGCAATTATCCACGTTAACAAAAACGGATATGTGCATTGTGACATAAAGCCCTCCAATATATTGCTTAATGGAAAATTACCGAAGTACGGAGAACAGGCTGTGCAGGCACTTCTAGAGGAGAAAATTACTCCAAAGATTTCCGACCTAGGTTCCTCAGTAAAAGTGGGAACTCCTGTGATACATTATACTCCGTATTATGCTCACCCCCTGCAAAGATTCGGTGGAAGGGCTGAGTACAATTTCGATGTTTATTCGCTTACCATATCCCTTTACGTTGCGTTGACGAATAATTTCCCATTCCCAGAATGGTTAGAAAGAGAGATTGAGGAGGCTGTTATAGATCCATCAAAGAGAGAAAATGTAATAAAAGATTTCTATAATATGGATCCAAGATTGGATTATGTCCCTTCAGAGTTTCATGATCTAATACTCAGAGGTCTCAGAGGTGAGATTACAATCGAGGGAATAAGCAGAGAACTTAAGCAGATAACTAGGACAGAGTATGGGTACAATATACCTCTTAACTACTCAGAGATCTAA